From one Cucurbita pepo subsp. pepo cultivar mu-cu-16 chromosome LG17, ASM280686v2, whole genome shotgun sequence genomic stretch:
- the LOC111778288 gene encoding cell division control protein 45 homolog, which translates to MVREQRVESFYAKLRESVTASSLSPLLIFPSTSDVDSLCALKIIFQVLESDSIRYACYPVSSFREIHKYAGPSLSSSSADPISILLINWGCHRDLRKVLSLGPAAHVFVVDSHRPIHLHNLSDQNQQVVVLYTKDDELQADLAYDFDVSALANASDLNSDDEIDEELDSDNDNDSESDEEDRGGSRKRRRVDKENEDDPVQIFRKLKRGYYYMGTFHGRPSGCLMYDLSHSLRKNTNELLWLACVSLTDQFVHERLTDERYQAGVMELEQHINSSGNLNAVNSVTLKDGTKIRAPEASRITYDDEPRLMLLQEWSLFDSMLCSSYIATKLKTWSDNGMKKLKLLLARMGFALVDCQQKFQYMNLEVKRKMKDEFERYLPEYGLNDFYYRSFLRLHGYSSKVSAADVVYGVTALLESFVKSDGSSASKKFGVAYDALSLSNLDKLKDGMQQAIKVQRSVLRQGSSAITKSGCIRSGRKFRWVKLEDSVDTKFLGYPQALTKFCYFIMDALREKGARMKPLLCACVSQEPTKVLIVGVCGKPWLGASRGNAFGRAFRNAAEEISAEFFHEMFESSWILLDATSVNSFMVRLTEKL; encoded by the coding sequence ATGGTGAGGGAACAACGAGTTGAATCGTTTTATGCTAAACTTCGTGAATCTGTGACGGCTTCTTCTTTGTCTCCTCTCCTTATTTTTCCTTCCACTTCTGATGTTGACTCGCTCTGTGccttgaaaattatttttcaagttcttgaatCTGATTCGATTCGATACGCTTGTTATCCCGTGTCTTCTTTTCgagaaattcataaatatgCTGGTCCTAGTTTGAGTTCGTCGTCTGCCGATCCGATTTCGATCCTTCTGATTAACTGGGGATGTCATCGAGATCTTAGGAAGGTTTTGAGTTTAGGTCCGGCTGCTCATGTGTTCGTTGTTGATAGTCATCGTCCAATTCATCTTCATAATCTGAGCGATCAGAATCAGCAAGTGGTTGTTCTTTACACGAAAGACGACGAGCTCCAGGCTGACTTAGCTTATGATTTCGATGTCTCTGCATTGGCAAATGCGAGCGATTTGAACAGCGATGATGAGATTGATGAGGAATTGGATAGTGACAATGATAACGACAGCGAAAGCGACGAAGAAGATCGAGGCGGATCGAGGAAACGGAGGAGAGTTGATAAGGAAAATGAGGATGATCCTGTTCAGATTTTCAGGAAATTGAAAAGAGGATACTATTATATGGGTACCTTCCATGGTAGGCCTTCAGGGTGTTTGATGTATGATCTGTCTCATTCATTGAGGAAGAACACAAACGAATTACTATGGCTGGCTTGTGTGTCGTTAACTGATCAATTTGTTCATGAAAGATTAACGGATGAGAGGTACCAAGCTGGGGTTATGGAGCTTGAACAACACATAAACAGTTCAGGGAACTTGAATGCTGTAAACTCTGTTACACTCAAGGATGGCACCAAGATCCGAGCTCCTGAGGCATCAAGAATCACTTATGATGATGAGCCAAGATTAATGCTGTTGCAGGAGTGGAGCTTGTTTGATTCAATGCTGTGTTCTTCATACATTGCTACCAAGTTAAAGACATGGAGTGACAATGGAATGAAGAAGCTGAAATTGCTTCTAGCACGCATGGGGTTTGCACTTGTGGATTGCCAACAAAAGTTCCAATACATGAATCTTGAAGTGAAACGAAAGATGAAGGACGAATTCGAGCGATACCTACCCGAATACGGCCTAAACGATTTCTACTACAGAAGTTTCTTGAGGTTACATGGTTATAGCTCAAAAGTGTCAGCAGCAGATGTGGTATATGGGGTCACTGCATTGCTTGAATCCTTTGTGAAATCAGATGGGTCAAGTGCTTCCAAGAAGTTTGGAGTGGCTTATGATGCATTGTCATTGAGCAATCTTGACAAGCTCAAAGATGGAATGCAGCAGGCAATCAAGGTCCAGAGGTCAGTTCTTAGACAGGGGAGCTCTGCAATTACAAAGAGTGGTTGTATAAGAAGTGGGAGAAAGTTTCGTTGGGTGAAGCTTGAAGATTCTGTGGACACCAAATTTCTGGGCTATCCTCAAGCACTCACTAAGTTCTGCTACTTCATAATGGATGCTTTGCGAGAGAAAGGAGCTAGAATGAAGCCATTGCTATGTGCTTGCGTGTCTCAAGAGCCGACCAAAGTATTGATCGTTGGTGTTTGCGGGAAGCCTTGGCTCGGGGCGTCTCGAGGCAATGCATTTGGGAGAGCGTTTCGAAACGCTGCGGAGGAAATCAGCGCGGAGTTTTTCCACGAGATGTTTGAATCCTCGTGGATTCTTCTTGATGCAACTTCAGTTAACTCTTTCATGGTCAGATTGACTGAGAAGCTCTAA
- the LOC111779277 gene encoding oleoyl-acyl carrier protein thioesterase 1, chloroplastic-like, whose amino-acid sequence MLKVPCNATDQIHVLSQCRLLTPPTRLFSSFRRRNFASVCSPVTKTPVVAAVVSDRGEASVLSGSSSLADRLRLGSLAEDGFSYKEKFIVRCYEVGINKTATVETIANLLQEVGCNHAQSVGFSTDGFATTPTMRKLHLIWVTARMHIEIYKYPAWSDVVEIETWCQGEGRIGTRRDWILKDYANGQVIGRATSKWVMMNQDTRRLQKVSDDVRDEYLVYCPQELRLAFPEENSSSLKKIPKLEDPGHYSRIGLMPRRADLDMNQHVNNVTYIGWVLESMPQEIINSHELQTITLDYRRECQQDDVVDSLTSVEEVENGSKTVSELNGTNGYISSDKQDDRQFLHLLRLSSDGLEINRGRTQWRKKQQR is encoded by the exons ATGTTGAAGGTCCCTTGCAATGCGACTGACCAAATCCATGTTCTTTCCCAATGTAGACTCCTTACACCTCCTACACGCCTCTTCTCCTCCTTCCGCCGCCGAAATTTCGCCTCCGTATGTTCTCCGGTGACCAAAACTCCGGTTGTGGCTGCTGTTGTTTCCGATAGAGGTGAAGCCAGTGTTCTGAGTGGTTCTAGTAGCTTGGCGGATCGGCTTCGGCTCGGAAGCTTGGCAGAAGACGGATTTTCTTATAAGGAGAAATTCATAGTGCGGTGTTACGAGGTTGGAATCAACAAGACCGCTACTGTTGAAACTATTGCTAATCTGTTGCAG GAGGTTGGTTGTAACCATGCTCAGAGTGTTGGATTTTCCACAGATGGTTTTGCCACAACCCCCACCATGAGGAAATTACATCTCATATGGGTAACAGCACGCATGCACATTGAAATTTACAAGTACCCAGCGTG GAGTGATGTGGTTGAAATTGAGACATGGTGTCAAGGGGAAGGGAGAATCGGAACTAGACGTGATTGGATACTTAAAGATTATGCAAATGGTCAAGTTATAGGAAGAGCAACAAG TAAGTGGGTGATGATGAACCAAGACACTAGACGGCTTCAGAAAGTTAGCGATGATGTTCGTGATGAATATTTGGTTTATTGTCCACAAGAGCTCAG GCTAGCTTTTCCTGAGGAGAATAGTAGTAGCCTGAAGAAAATTCCGAAACTGGAAGACCCTGGTCACTATTCCAGAATTGGACTAATG CCTAGGAGAGCAGATTTGGACATGAATCAGCATGTCAATAACGTCACCTACATTGGATGGGTTCTGGAG AGTATGCCTCAAGAAATCATCAACAGCCATGAACTTCAGACAATCACATTAGACTACAGACGAGAATGCCAACAAGACGACGTAGTGGATTCTCTTACGAGCGTGGAGGAAGTCGAGAACGGCAGCAAAACAGTTTCAGAGCTCAATGGAACAAATGGTTACATTTCCAGTGACAAACAAGATGACCGTCAGTTTCTTCATCTACTAAGATTATCAAGCGATGGACTCGAAATCAACCGAGGGCGCACCCagtggagaaagaaacaacagAGATGA
- the LOC111779261 gene encoding GTP cyclohydrolase 1 isoform X2, with protein sequence MDASGEELSDLEVENEANHCGFEEEPETIAIMDAVKVLLQGLGEDINREGIRKTPFRVAKALREGTRGYRQTAKDIIQSALFPEAGLHNSVGQAGGAGGIVIVRDLDFFSYCESCLLPFQVKCHVGYVPSGQRVVGLSKLSRVADVFAKRLQKPQRLADQICSALHHAIKPGGVAVVLNCMHIHFPSLESVFLDSKSSGWIKLHVQSGSGAFESQDADAWMDFFSLLKLRGSDLRKACASNAQVWCPSHFPCASKFSTKIESINPRMTSAVTSILKSLGEDPSRKELLGTPGHFVNWLMNFQNCNVDMKTDMKKLNGFANGRTHLEHENGNLSDKQIQSEMNFLFWSQSSSSGENDQTDSRDSFIISRSRRDSRCRGKSYLYDLKRNREVR encoded by the exons ATGGACGCTTCCGGTGAAGAACTTTCAGATTTGGAGGTTGAGAATGAAGCGAATCATTGCGGGTTTGAGGAAGAACCTGAAACTATTGCTATAATGGATGCCGTGAAAGTTTTGTTGCAGGGTTTAGGGGAAGATATCAACCGAGAGGGCATCAGAAAGACCCCTTTCCGTGTGGCCAAGGCTCTTAGAGAAGGAACAAGAG GCTACCGACAAACAGCGAAGGACATCATTCAAAGTGCTTTGTTTCCTGAAGCTGGACTACATAATAGTGTTGGTCAGGCTGGAGGTGCAGGTGGGATTGTGATTGTTCGAGATCTCGACTTCTTCTCGTACTGTGAGTCATGCTTGCTTCCATTTCAAGTGAAATGTCATGTGGGTTACGTTCCATCTGGTCAGCGAGTTGTAGGGTTGAGCAAGCTCTCTCGAGTAGCAGACGTGTTTGCGAAGCGACTTCAAAAGCCTCAGCGTCTGGCTGATCAAATTTGTTCAGCTCTACACCATGCTATCAAGCCAGGAGGTGTTGCTGTTGTACTGAATTGTATGCACATCCATTTTCCCAGCTTGGAGTCGGTCTTTCTCGATTCGAAATCCTCGGGATGGATCAAGTTGCATGTTCAATCTGGTTCGGGAGCTTTTGAAAGCCAAGATGCTGATGCCTGGATGGACTTCTTCAGCCTTTTAAAACTTAGAGGCTCAGATCTGAGAAAAGCTTGTGCATCAAATGCTCAAGTTTGGTGCCCATCTCATTTTCCTTGTGCTTCTAAATTCTCGACCAAAATTGAATCGATTAACCCGAGAATGACCTCTGCTGTGACGTCGATTTTGAAGTCATTAGGTGAAGACCCATCAAGAAAAGAGCTTCTTGGAACACCTGGTCACTTTGTGAACTGGCTAATGAACTTCCAAAACTGTAATGTTGATATGAAGACGGATATGAAAAAGCTCAATGGCTTTGCTAATGGTAGAACTCATCTTGAACACGAGAACGGTAACCTCTCCGACAAACAGATTCAATCAGAGATGAATTTCTTGTTCTGGTCTCAAT CTTCAAGTTCAGGAGAGAATGACCAGACAGATAGCAGAGACAGTTTCATCATTAGTAGGAGCAGACGTGATAGTCGTTGTCGAGGCAAGTCATACCTGTATGATCTCAAGAGGAATCGAGAAGTTCGGTAG
- the LOC111779261 gene encoding GTP cyclohydrolase 1 isoform X1, whose product MDASGEELSDLEVENEANHCGFEEEPETIAIMDAVKVLLQGLGEDINREGIRKTPFRVAKALREGTRGYRQTAKDIIQSALFPEAGLHNSVGQAGGAGGIVIVRDLDFFSYCESCLLPFQVKCHVGYVPSGQRVVGLSKLSRVADVFAKRLQKPQRLADQICSALHHAIKPGGVAVVLNCMHIHFPSLESVFLDSKSSGWIKLHVQSGSGAFESQDADAWMDFFSLLKLRGSDLRKACASNAQVWCPSHFPCASKFSTKIESINPRMTSAVTSILKSLGEDPSRKELLGTPGHFVNWLMNFQNCNVDMKTDMKKLNGFANGRTHLEHENGNLSDKQIQSEMNFLFWSQCEHHLLPFYGVVHIGFLRADGLAPFEKSLLNSVILFYGLKLQVQERMTRQIAETVSSLVGADVIVVVEASHTCMISRGIEKFGSTTATIATLGWFSSNAAARAMFLQSIPKTTIGEL is encoded by the exons ATGGACGCTTCCGGTGAAGAACTTTCAGATTTGGAGGTTGAGAATGAAGCGAATCATTGCGGGTTTGAGGAAGAACCTGAAACTATTGCTATAATGGATGCCGTGAAAGTTTTGTTGCAGGGTTTAGGGGAAGATATCAACCGAGAGGGCATCAGAAAGACCCCTTTCCGTGTGGCCAAGGCTCTTAGAGAAGGAACAAGAG GCTACCGACAAACAGCGAAGGACATCATTCAAAGTGCTTTGTTTCCTGAAGCTGGACTACATAATAGTGTTGGTCAGGCTGGAGGTGCAGGTGGGATTGTGATTGTTCGAGATCTCGACTTCTTCTCGTACTGTGAGTCATGCTTGCTTCCATTTCAAGTGAAATGTCATGTGGGTTACGTTCCATCTGGTCAGCGAGTTGTAGGGTTGAGCAAGCTCTCTCGAGTAGCAGACGTGTTTGCGAAGCGACTTCAAAAGCCTCAGCGTCTGGCTGATCAAATTTGTTCAGCTCTACACCATGCTATCAAGCCAGGAGGTGTTGCTGTTGTACTGAATTGTATGCACATCCATTTTCCCAGCTTGGAGTCGGTCTTTCTCGATTCGAAATCCTCGGGATGGATCAAGTTGCATGTTCAATCTGGTTCGGGAGCTTTTGAAAGCCAAGATGCTGATGCCTGGATGGACTTCTTCAGCCTTTTAAAACTTAGAGGCTCAGATCTGAGAAAAGCTTGTGCATCAAATGCTCAAGTTTGGTGCCCATCTCATTTTCCTTGTGCTTCTAAATTCTCGACCAAAATTGAATCGATTAACCCGAGAATGACCTCTGCTGTGACGTCGATTTTGAAGTCATTAGGTGAAGACCCATCAAGAAAAGAGCTTCTTGGAACACCTGGTCACTTTGTGAACTGGCTAATGAACTTCCAAAACTGTAATGTTGATATGAAGACGGATATGAAAAAGCTCAATGGCTTTGCTAATGGTAGAACTCATCTTGAACACGAGAACGGTAACCTCTCCGACAAACAGATTCAATCAGAGATGAATTTCTTGTTCTGGTCTCAATGTGAGCACCATTTACTCCCCTTTTACGGCGTCGTGCACATAGGATTCTTACGAGCTGATGGGCTCGCTCCCTTTGAGAAATCACTTCTAAACTCGGTAATACTTTTTTATGGTTTGAAGCTTCAAGTTCAGGAGAGAATGACCAGACAGATAGCAGAGACAGTTTCATCATTAGTAGGAGCAGACGTGATAGTCGTTGTCGAGGCAAGTCATACCTGTATGATCTCAAGAGGAATCGAGAAGTTCGGTAGCACGACAGCTACAATCGCTACACTCGGTTGGTTTTCATCCAACGCAGCTGCAAGAGCCATGTTCTTGCAGAGCATTCCAAAAACTACCATTGGTGAACTGTAA
- the LOC111778839 gene encoding S-protein homolog 1-like — protein sequence MNHLQMNQKPYTQGLQEPNPNQGTSNMSSTYEKKRHLKAAAFLLGLLASALTQPLAMAIGIVPIQKWRVHVVNRLNNATLFVHCKSKDDDLGFHNLVGVGSEFQWSFKNNLWATTLFWCLLRKPNAYVSFEAFWIEKTHIWLNYRCHGGNCIWTAREDGVYLRNNPDSVDERVHKWKVKSI from the coding sequence ATGAATCATTTGCAGATGAATCAAAAACCATATACTCAGGGACTTCAAGaaccaaacccaaatcaaGGGACAAGCAATATGAGCTCAACCTATGAGAAAAAGAGGCATCTGAAAGCAGCAGCCTTCTTGCTTGGGCTGCTGGCTTCGGCACTGACTCAGCCATTGGCAATGGCAATCGGCATTGTGCCCATCCAAAAGTGGCGTGTTCATGTGGTTAATAGGCTGAATAATGCGACTTTGTTTGTGCATTGTAAGTCTAAAGATGACGATTTGGGATTCCATAATCTAGTTGGTGTTGGCTCTGAGTTTCAATGGAGTTTCAAGAACAACCTTTGGGCAACAACGTTGTTTTGGTGCTTACTAAGAAAGCCGAATGCCTACGTGTCTTTTGAAGCGTTTTGGATTGAGAAGACACATATTTGGCTCAATTATAGGTGTCATGGTGGAAACTGCATTTGGACTGCTAGAGAGGATGGAGTATATTTGAGAAACAATCCCGATAGTGTTGATGAGCGTGTTCAT